A genomic region of Anas acuta chromosome 1, bAnaAcu1.1, whole genome shotgun sequence contains the following coding sequences:
- the SETD4 gene encoding SET domain-containing protein 4 — protein MKRNRGRTGRKRRRKRLQSFMHGVNCSHKLEYIKLKKWLKDRGFEDSNLRPAQFRDTGRGLMTTKALQAGELVISLPEKCLLTTDTVLSSCLGEYIIKWKPPVSPLIALCTFLIAEKHAGEKSLWKPYLDVLPKSYTCPVCLEQDVVSLLPEPLRSKAEEQRTMVHELYTSSKAFFSSLQSLFAENTGTIFNYSALEWAWCTINTRTIYMKHSQRECFSLEPDVYALAPYLDLLNHSPNVQVKAAFNEQARSYEIQTNSQCKKYEEVFICYGPHDNQRLLLEYGFVAIDNPHSTVYVSSDILLKYFPPLDKQRDAKLSILKDHDFLQNLTFGWDGPSWRLLTALKLLSLGADEFTCWRRVLLGDVISARNEQQALNITAKICHFLAEETQRVLLQISQLKRDKENLKKHLSLVEALRLEDLKILQKSAEILCNLNVATT, from the exons ATGAAGAGAAACAGAGGCCGGACAGGTcgaaagagaagaagaaaacgCTTGCAGAGTTTCATGCATGGAG tcAACTGCAGTCACAAACTGGAATATATTAAACTTAAGAAGTGGCTGAAAGACAGAGGGTTTGAAGACAGTAATTTAAGACCAGCACAATTCCGGG ATACAGGAAGAGGACTGATGACAACAAAAGCTCTTCAG GCAGGGGAACTGGTTATTTCATTGCCTGAAAAATGCTTACTCACCACGGACACCGTCCTTAGCAGCTGTTTAGGAGAATACATTATCAA atggaAGCCTCCTGTATCTCCTTTGATAGCACTGTGCACATTTTTAATAGCAGAGAAGCATGCTGGTGAGAAATCTCTGTGGAAGCCATATCTTGATGTTTTACCAAAGTCATACACTTGCCCTGTGTGTTTGGAGCAAGATGTAGTGAGCCTTCTTCCTGAACCTTTAAGAAGTAAGGCTGAGGAGCAGAGAACAATGGTTCATGAATTGTACACATCTTCCAaggcttttttctcttccctgcagTCTTTATTTGCTGAGAACACAGGAACTATTTTTAACTACAGTGCCTTAGAGTGGGCTTGGTGCACTATAAATACCAGAACAATATACATGAAACATTCCCAGAGggaatgtttttctcttgagCCAGATGTTTATGCATTGGCACCATATTTAGATTTGCTAAACCACAGTCCAAATGTTCAG GTAAAGGCTGCATTTAATGAACAGGCAAGAAGTTATGAAATACAGACAAATTCACAGtgcaaaaaatatgaagaagtatTTATCTGCTATGGACCTCATGACAATCAGCGACTGCTACTAGAATATGGATTTGTTGCCATTGATAACCCTCACAGCACTGTTTATGTCTCATCAG ATATTCTCCTCAAATATTTTCCACCACTGGACAAGCAGAGAGATGCAAAACTTTCTATTCTGAAGGATCATGATTTCTTACA AAACTTGACCTTTGGATGGGATGGACCATCTTGGAGACTTCTTACAGCCCTCAAGTTGTTAAGTCTTGGAGCAGATGAATT TACTTGCTGGAGGAGAGTGCTGCTTGGTGATGTAATATCAGCCAGAAACGAACAGCAGGCTTTGAATATAACAGCAAAAATATGCCATTTTTTAGCAGAGGAGACACAGCGTGTCCTTCTCCAG ATTTCCCAGTTGAAAAGGGATAAAGAAAACCTCAAAAAACACCTGTCTTTGGTAGAAGCACTACGCTTGGAAGATCTGAAGATACTGCAAAAATCAGCAGAGATTCTTTGCAACTTGAACGTGGCAACAACTTGA
- the LOC137859428 gene encoding carbonyl reductase [NADPH] 1-like — MSSVAVVTGSNKGIGFEIVRAMCKRFPGDVYLTARDPGRGQEAVAKLQEEGLHPLFHQLDIDDPQSIRALRDFLKQKYGGLNVLVNNAAIAFKVNDQTPFAVQAEVTLKTNFFGTRNVCTELLPIMKPYGRVVNVSSMASSSALGRCSQELQKKFRSDTITEEELVELMTKFVEDTKKNVHEKEGWPNTAYGVSKIGVTVLSRIQARMFNEKRKGDHILLNACCPGWVRTDMAGPKAPKSPEEGAETPVYLALLPSDADGPHGQFVSEKTVQTW, encoded by the exons ATGTCCAGCGTGGCTGTGGTGACCGGCTCCAACAAGGGGATCGGCTTCGAAATCGTGCGGGCTATGTGCAAGCGGTTCCCAGGGGATGTGTACCTCACAGCCCGGGACCCCGGACGTGGCCAGGAAGCAGTGGCGAAGCTCCAGGAGGAAGGGCTGCATCCTCTCTTCCACCAGCTGGATATTGATGATCCGCAGAGTATCAGAGCTCTGCGGGACTTCCTAAAGCAGAAATACGGAGGTCTGAATGTGCTGGTTAACAATGCAGCAATAGCTTTCAAAG TTAATGACCAAACTCCGTTTGCGGTCCAAGCAGAGGTTACCCTGAAGACAAACTTTTTTGGAACTAGGAATGTTTGCACAGAATTGTTGCCTATCATGAAGCCTTATG gtAGAGTGGTGAATGTCTCTAGCATGGCAAGTAGCTCGGCTCTGGGACGCTGCAGCCAAGAACTACAGAAGAAGTTTCGCAGCGACACAATCACCGAGGAAGAGTTGGTGGAGCTCATGACAAAATTTGTGGAAGATACCAAGAAAAATGTGCATGAGAAAGAGGGGTGGCCAAATACTGCCTATGGGGTGTCCAAAATTGGTGTCACAGTCTTGTCCAGGATTCAAGCCCGGATgtttaatgagaaaagaaaaggggaccACATCCTTCTCAATGCCTGCTGCCCTGGGTGGGTGAGAACAGACATGGCAGGTCCTAAGGCCCCTAAATCACCAGAGGAAGGGGCTGAGACCCCAGTTTACTTAGCCCTTTTGCCTTCGGATGCTGATGGTCCTCATGGCCAGTTTGTTAGTGAGAAAACTGTTCAGACCTGGTGA